A DNA window from Niabella yanshanensis contains the following coding sequences:
- a CDS encoding iron chaperone — translation MSKPATIEEYLATIPAEAIEAVNKIRQVIQKAAPNAEEGLSYGIGGFKQNGRYFIYYSGYKKHTSIYPAPRGHEDFEEELSNYKGGKGTVQFPLDKSLPTALIKRIILFRLRENEEKAGLIKKKKS, via the coding sequence ATGAGCAAGCCTGCAACAATCGAAGAATATTTAGCAACTATTCCTGCTGAAGCTATTGAAGCGGTCAATAAAATAAGACAGGTTATTCAGAAAGCGGCTCCCAACGCGGAGGAAGGATTGAGTTATGGCATTGGAGGCTTTAAACAGAATGGCAGGTATTTTATTTACTATTCAGGATATAAAAAACACACCAGCATTTACCCCGCACCACGCGGACATGAAGATTTCGAAGAAGAGTTGAGCAATTATAAAGGAGGTAAAGGCACTGTGCAGTTTCCCCTTGATAAATCCTTACCGACTGCGCTGATCAAACGTATCATTTTATTTCGCCTCAGGGAAAACGAAGAAAAAGCAGGTCTGATAAAAAAGAAAAAATCATAA
- a CDS encoding winged helix-turn-helix transcriptional regulator yields MEIQHDPEACKKTILAVHDAMDVLGGKWKISIVASLGFGKKRYSEILKDVTGISGKMLSRELKDMETNQLVKREVVDTKPVTVEYELTEYGHKLKAVISNLADWGNTHRKKIMGANAGL; encoded by the coding sequence ATGGAAATACAACACGATCCCGAAGCCTGTAAAAAGACGATCCTGGCGGTGCATGATGCCATGGACGTGCTGGGCGGAAAATGGAAGATATCAATTGTTGCGTCCCTCGGATTTGGGAAGAAACGTTACTCCGAGATATTAAAGGATGTAACCGGCATATCAGGTAAAATGCTGAGCCGCGAGCTGAAAGATATGGAAACCAATCAACTGGTAAAGCGGGAGGTTGTGGACACTAAACCCGTTACAGTGGAGTATGAATTAACGGAATACGGGCATAAACTGAAAGCAGTTATCTCTAACCTGGCCGACTGGGGCAATACGCACCGTAAGAAGATTATGGGTGCTAATGCCGGTTTATGA
- a CDS encoding NAD(P)H-dependent oxidoreductase yields the protein MELIKHLNWRYATKKYSNRKVPDAQVHQIIEAISLSASSAGLQPYRIFSVSNEALKKQLGEGSFNTQIAESSHLLVFAAYTSITREQIAAYISYMARERGIPEGGMADFQKSLEGFLLSRPDEENFTWAARQAYIALGTGIIAAAELKVDATPMEGFDGAKVDELLGLKEKGLKSVVLLSLGYRDEEKDFLVNLKKIRIPKEEFASIID from the coding sequence ATGGAACTTATAAAACATTTGAACTGGCGGTATGCCACCAAAAAGTACAGTAACAGGAAAGTCCCTGACGCGCAGGTACACCAGATCATAGAAGCGATTAGTTTGTCGGCCTCTTCTGCAGGCCTGCAACCTTACCGCATCTTTTCGGTTTCCAATGAAGCACTCAAAAAACAATTAGGCGAAGGATCTTTTAATACGCAAATAGCAGAATCTTCGCACTTGCTGGTTTTTGCGGCCTACACCTCCATCACCCGGGAACAGATAGCAGCTTATATTAGCTATATGGCCAGAGAAAGAGGTATCCCTGAAGGTGGGATGGCTGACTTTCAAAAATCACTGGAGGGCTTTTTACTGAGCCGTCCGGATGAGGAAAACTTTACCTGGGCAGCAAGGCAGGCCTACATAGCATTGGGGACGGGCATTATCGCAGCTGCGGAATTAAAAGTAGACGCCACTCCAATGGAAGGCTTTGACGGTGCAAAAGTAGATGAGCTTTTAGGCCTGAAAGAGAAAGGATTAAAAAGCGTAGTATTATTATCGCTGGGCTACCGGGACGAAGAAAAAGACTTCCTGGTAAATCTTAAAAAGATACGGATACCGAAAGAAGAATTTGCATCGATCATCGATTAA
- a CDS encoding endonuclease/exonuclease/phosphatase family protein, producing MLNKKNRIRQVLVLTALLLCLIVNAQTFKVASYNLRFDNKNDIGNLWEDRLPFVANLIRYHDFDVLGTQEALPHQLEDVVKALPQYARYGKGRDDGSDKGEHSAIFYKKDKFRLLQSGDFWLSETPDQPGLGWDATCCNRICSWVYLQDKKSKKKFYFFNVHFDHEGKVARLESSKLILQKIKTIAKGAPVILTGDFNADRTTEPYQIIASSAIVRDAHKEVKYPYENNSSFNGFKKDFKSTGIIDHVFISQQWKANKWGVLTDTYFGKFPSDHFPVEVVLTLK from the coding sequence ATGTTGAATAAAAAAAACAGGATTCGCCAGGTGCTGGTGTTGACAGCGCTGCTATTGTGCCTGATAGTTAACGCGCAAACCTTTAAAGTAGCTTCCTACAATTTACGCTTCGACAATAAAAATGATATCGGTAATCTCTGGGAGGACCGTTTACCTTTTGTAGCTAACCTGATCCGTTATCATGATTTTGATGTATTGGGTACCCAGGAAGCTTTGCCCCATCAGTTGGAAGATGTAGTAAAAGCGTTGCCGCAATATGCACGCTATGGAAAAGGCAGGGACGACGGAAGTGACAAGGGGGAGCATTCGGCTATTTTTTATAAAAAAGATAAATTCCGGTTGTTGCAGTCGGGCGACTTCTGGTTATCGGAAACTCCGGATCAACCAGGGTTAGGCTGGGATGCTACCTGTTGCAATCGTATTTGCTCATGGGTATACCTGCAGGATAAAAAATCGAAAAAGAAATTCTACTTCTTCAATGTTCATTTTGATCACGAAGGCAAGGTGGCGCGGCTCGAAAGCAGCAAGCTTATTCTTCAAAAAATTAAAACCATTGCTAAAGGGGCGCCGGTCATCTTAACGGGGGATTTTAACGCGGACAGGACAACGGAACCCTACCAGATCATTGCCAGTTCTGCTATTGTAAGAGATGCTCACAAAGAGGTAAAATACCCCTATGAAAATAACAGCTCGTTCAACGGGTTTAAAAAAGACTTTAAAAGCACGGGAATTATTGACCATGTTTTTATCAGTCAGCAATGGAAGGCCAACAA